A genomic window from Emys orbicularis isolate rEmyOrb1 chromosome 8, rEmyOrb1.hap1, whole genome shotgun sequence includes:
- the LOC135882861 gene encoding ADP-ribosylation factor-like protein 3, with protein MAWRLGALATGDREAQPSLDVSRFWPGQQGEGIGRVSGTQPRAGTWPRAQRSSQRPAPYRGCRVSQTMGEVQKGLLAVIQKLKGSVEQELRIVLLGLDNAGKTTLLKCLASEEVSTITPTQGFNIKSVHSHGFKLNVWDIGGQRAIRPYWKKYLGNTDMLIYVIDSADKKRFEETGQELAELIEDESLTGVPLLVFANKQDLASAAPAAEIAEGLNLPTYRDRQWQIQACSALSGEGVQDGMNWICSQITSRKK; from the exons ATGGCCTGGAGATTGGGTGCCCTAGCAACAGGTGACCGGGAGGCTCAGCCCAGCTTGGACgtcagccggttctggcca Ggacagcagggagagggaatc GGACGTGTGTCAGGCACGCAGCCGCGGGCCGGGACCTGGCCCCGAGCCCAGAGGAGCTCCCAGCGCCCTGCACCCTACAGAGGATGTAGAGTCTCCCAGACCATGGGTGAAGTACAGAAG GGGTTGCTCGCTGTCATCCAAAAGCTCAAGGGCTCCGTGGAGCAGGAACTGCGGATTGTCCTGCTGGGGCTGGACAATGCCGGAAAAACCACGCTGCTGAAGTGCCTGGCATCGGAGGAGGTCAGCACCATCACCCCCACGCAG GGGTTCAACATAAAAAGTGTGCACTCACACGGCTTCAAGCTGAATGTCTGGGACATCGGTGGGCAGCGTGCCATCCGCCCCTACTGGAAGAAGTACCTGGGCAACACAGACATGCTG ATTTATGTCATTGACAGCGCTGACAAGAAACGCTTTGAGGAGACCGGGCAG GAGCTGGCGGAGCTGATCGAGGACGAGAGTCTCACCGGTGTCCCTTTGCTGGTGTTTGCCAACAAGCAGGATCTGGCAAGTGCAGCACCAGCTGCAGAGATCGCAGAGGGACTGAACCTACCTACGTACCGGGACCGCCAATGGCAAATCCAGGCCTGCTCAGCCCTGTCTGGAGAAGGAGTCCAG GATGGGATGAACTGGATTTGCAGCCAGATCACAAGCCGGAAGAAGTGA